The Pseudomonas sp. DG56-2 genome contains a region encoding:
- a CDS encoding homoserine kinase: MSVFTPLTRPELETFLAPYGLGRLRDFQGIAAGTENSNFFVSLEQGEYVLTLVERGPIQDLPFFIELLDVLHEADLPVPYALRDTDGVALRELAGKPALLQPRLAGKHIKAVNNQHCVQIGEWLGHLHLATRNKVLERKTDRGLDWMLETGVELMPRLSEQQRQLLQGCLDEISAHQAQIMALPRANLHADLFRDNVLFEGTHLTGVIDFYNACSGPMLYDLAITLNDWCCDDHGNIDSPRARALLGAYASLRPFTAAEAQLWPVMLRIACVRFWLSRLIAAESFAGMDVLIHDPADFEVRLAARQHVEIALPFAL, from the coding sequence ATGTCAGTCTTCACCCCCCTGACCCGGCCTGAGCTGGAAACCTTTCTGGCGCCGTACGGCCTTGGCCGCCTGCGAGACTTCCAGGGCATTGCCGCCGGCACCGAGAACAGCAATTTCTTTGTCAGTCTGGAACAGGGAGAGTACGTGCTGACGTTGGTCGAGCGCGGTCCGATCCAGGATCTGCCGTTCTTCATCGAACTGCTCGACGTGCTGCATGAGGCCGACCTGCCGGTGCCTTACGCCCTGCGCGACACCGACGGCGTGGCCTTGCGCGAGCTGGCTGGCAAGCCGGCGCTGTTGCAGCCGCGCCTGGCTGGCAAGCACATCAAGGCCGTCAATAATCAGCATTGTGTGCAGATCGGCGAATGGCTAGGCCACCTGCACCTGGCAACTCGCAACAAAGTGCTGGAGCGCAAGACTGATCGCGGCCTGGACTGGATGCTGGAGACCGGTGTCGAGCTGATGCCACGCTTGAGTGAACAACAGCGCCAGTTGTTGCAAGGCTGCCTCGACGAGATCAGCGCGCATCAGGCGCAGATCATGGCACTGCCACGGGCCAACCTGCATGCCGACCTGTTTCGCGACAACGTCTTGTTCGAAGGCACTCACCTTACCGGTGTGATCGATTTCTACAATGCCTGCTCCGGGCCAATGCTCTATGACCTGGCCATTACCCTCAACGATTGGTGCTGCGATGATCACGGCAACATCGACAGCCCGCGGGCGCGAGCGCTGCTCGGTGCCTACGCGTCACTGCGTCCATTCACTGCTGCCGAAGCCCAGCTGTGGCCGGTCATGTTGCGCATTGCCTGCGTACGTTTCTGGCTGTCGCGCTTGATCGCTGCCGAATCTTTCGCGGGCATGGATGTGCTGATCCACGACCCAGCTGATTTTGAAGTTCGGCTGGCGGCGCGCCAACACGTGGAAATTGCCTTGCCGTTTGCCTTGTAA
- the polA gene encoding DNA polymerase I: MSQAPLVLVDGSSYLYRAFHALPPLTTSKGMPTGAVKGVLNMLKSLRKQYPDSLFAVVFDAKGGTFRDEMFAEYKANRPSMPDDLRVQVEPLHASVRALGYPLLCVEGVEADDVIGTLARSSAALDRPVIISTGDKDMAQLVDGHITLVNTMTGTVLDVPGVHEKFGVGPEHIIDFLALMGDKVDNIPGVPGVGEKTAVGLLTGIGGGLRELYENLDKVPGLAIRGAKTLPAKLEEHRDAAFLSYELATIKVDVPLDVEVDDLVCGEPDREALLELYTEMEFKSWIDEVQRDAKRAGQEIVAEVVEEVVEAKYETILDQARFDAWLEKLRAAPLFAFDTETTGLDAQQAQLVGLSFAVQAHEAAYVPLTHSYMGAPEQLDRDSVLLALKPLLEDPSKLKVGQNAKYDMNILANCAIGGDSANGILMQGVSFDTMLESYVLDSTATRHDMDSLALKYLNHTTIGFTDIAGKGAKQLTFDQISLEQAGPYAAEDADVTLRLHQALQQKLAKTPSVLPVLTDIEMPLVPVLAKIERQGALVDANLLGIQSVELGDKLVELEREAFAIAGEEFNLGSPKQLGVILYEKLGMPVLSKTAKGQASTAEAVLAELADMEFPLPKVLMQYRSLSKLKSTYTDRLPEQINPRTGRIHTSYQQAVAATGRLSSSDPNLQNIPIRTAEGRRIRQAFIAAPGYQLLAADYSQIELRIMAHLAKDEGLLHAFRNDLDVHRATAAEVFGVDLAEVTVDQRRSAKAINFGLIYGMSAFGLAKQIGVDRKQSQAYIDRYFARYPGVLAYMERTRAQAAEQGFVETLFGRRLYLPEINAKNPALRKGAERTAINAPMQGTAADIIKRAMVAVDNWLTESGLDARVILQVHDELVLEVREDLIEQVREQIRPHMSNAASLDVPLLVEVGVGSNWDEAH; the protein is encoded by the coding sequence ATGAGCCAAGCTCCCCTCGTCCTGGTGGACGGTTCCTCATACCTCTACCGCGCCTTCCATGCGCTGCCGCCGCTGACCACCTCCAAGGGCATGCCGACCGGTGCGGTCAAGGGCGTGCTGAACATGCTCAAGAGCCTGCGCAAGCAGTATCCGGACAGCTTGTTTGCGGTGGTGTTCGACGCCAAGGGCGGCACCTTCCGTGATGAAATGTTCGCCGAGTACAAGGCCAACCGGCCCAGCATGCCGGACGATCTGCGTGTGCAGGTCGAACCGTTGCATGCCAGCGTTCGTGCCTTGGGCTATCCATTGTTGTGCGTAGAAGGGGTAGAGGCCGACGATGTTATCGGCACTTTGGCCCGCAGCAGCGCCGCTCTGGACCGCCCGGTGATCATCTCTACCGGTGACAAGGACATGGCGCAATTGGTTGATGGCCACATTACGCTGGTCAATACCATGACCGGTACTGTCCTCGACGTACCTGGCGTACACGAGAAATTCGGCGTCGGTCCTGAGCACATCATCGACTTTCTTGCCCTGATGGGCGACAAAGTCGACAACATTCCGGGTGTTCCAGGCGTCGGCGAAAAGACCGCCGTTGGCCTGTTGACCGGTATTGGCGGTGGTTTGCGCGAGCTTTACGAGAATCTGGACAAGGTCCCAGGCCTGGCCATTCGTGGCGCCAAGACCTTGCCAGCAAAGCTTGAAGAGCACCGCGATGCGGCCTTCCTTTCCTACGAATTGGCAACGATCAAGGTCGATGTACCGCTGGATGTTGAAGTCGACGACCTGGTGTGTGGCGAGCCGGATCGCGAAGCGCTGCTTGAGCTATACACCGAAATGGAGTTCAAGAGCTGGATCGACGAGGTACAACGTGACGCCAAGCGAGCCGGCCAGGAGATCGTCGCCGAGGTCGTCGAGGAAGTGGTCGAGGCGAAGTATGAAACTATCCTCGATCAGGCCCGCTTCGACGCTTGGCTGGAAAAGCTGCGTGCCGCCCCATTGTTTGCCTTTGACACCGAAACTACCGGCCTGGACGCGCAACAGGCGCAGCTGGTGGGTTTGTCCTTCGCCGTGCAGGCCCACGAAGCCGCTTATGTGCCCTTGACCCATAGTTATATGGGCGCGCCTGAGCAACTGGATCGTGACAGCGTGCTGCTGGCGCTCAAACCGTTGCTGGAAGACCCGAGCAAACTCAAAGTCGGGCAGAACGCCAAGTACGACATGAACATCCTGGCCAACTGCGCCATTGGTGGTGATAGTGCCAATGGCATTCTGATGCAGGGCGTGTCTTTCGACACCATGCTTGAATCCTATGTGCTGGACTCCACGGCTACCCGCCACGACATGGACAGCCTGGCGCTCAAGTACCTGAACCACACCACCATCGGTTTTACCGACATTGCCGGGAAAGGCGCCAAACAGCTGACGTTCGACCAGATCAGTCTGGAACAGGCCGGCCCCTACGCGGCCGAAGATGCGGACGTTACCCTGCGCCTGCACCAGGCGCTGCAACAGAAGCTGGCTAAAACCCCTAGCGTATTGCCGGTGCTGACCGATATCGAAATGCCGCTGGTGCCAGTGTTGGCGAAAATCGAACGCCAAGGTGCGCTGGTCGATGCGAACTTGCTGGGTATCCAGAGCGTCGAGTTGGGCGATAAGCTGGTCGAGTTGGAGCGCGAGGCTTTTGCCATTGCAGGTGAGGAGTTCAACCTCGGCTCCCCTAAGCAACTGGGCGTGATCCTTTACGAAAAGCTCGGCATGCCGGTGCTGAGCAAGACCGCCAAGGGCCAGGCCTCTACCGCTGAAGCGGTATTGGCTGAACTGGCCGACATGGAGTTCCCACTGCCGAAGGTGCTGATGCAGTACCGCTCCTTGAGCAAGCTCAAAAGCACCTACACCGACCGCCTGCCGGAACAGATCAATCCGCGCACCGGGCGTATCCATACCTCGTACCAGCAGGCAGTCGCAGCCACCGGTCGTTTGTCCTCCAGTGATCCGAACCTGCAGAACATTCCAATCCGCACCGCGGAAGGTCGGCGGATTCGCCAAGCCTTCATCGCAGCGCCTGGCTATCAGCTTCTGGCGGCGGACTATTCGCAGATTGAACTGCGAATCATGGCGCACCTGGCCAAGGACGAGGGGCTGCTGCACGCGTTTCGCAACGACCTGGACGTACACCGGGCCACTGCGGCGGAGGTTTTCGGTGTTGATCTGGCGGAAGTCACCGTCGATCAGCGACGCAGTGCCAAGGCGATCAACTTCGGTTTGATCTACGGCATGAGCGCTTTTGGCCTGGCCAAACAGATTGGCGTGGACCGCAAACAGTCCCAGGCATACATCGACCGCTATTTTGCGCGTTACCCTGGCGTGTTGGCCTACATGGAGCGCACTCGCGCGCAGGCGGCGGAACAAGGCTTTGTCGAAACACTGTTTGGTCGCCGTTTGTACTTGCCTGAAATCAATGCCAAGAACCCAGCCTTGCGCAAGGGGGCAGAACGCACGGCGATCAACGCGCCGATGCAGGGCACGGCGGCAGACATTATTAAGCGCGCCATGGTGGCTGTGGATAACTGGCTTACCGAGTCTGGCCTGGACGCTCGAGTCATTCTGCAGGTCCACGATGAACTGGTTCTGGAGGTGCGCGAAGACCTGATCGAGCAGGTCCGTGAACAAATTCGCCCGCACATGAGCAACGCCGCATCACTCGATGTTCCACTGCTGGTTGAGGTGGGAGTAGGGTCAAATTGGGACGAAGCGCATTAA
- a CDS encoding DUF2782 domain-containing protein has protein sequence MRTLNRLLLLSLLAATPVVTLAAEDAPSADPEVTIRTEGDKTIQEYRQNGFLYAIKVTPKGGKPYFLVRADGTDANFVRSDQPDMLIPSWKIFEWK, from the coding sequence ATGCGTACACTAAATCGCCTGTTGCTGCTCAGCCTGTTGGCAGCCACTCCGGTCGTCACCTTGGCCGCAGAAGATGCGCCATCGGCTGATCCGGAAGTAACTATTCGCACGGAAGGCGACAAGACTATTCAGGAATACCGTCAAAATGGCTTCCTGTATGCAATCAAGGTCACCCCAAAAGGTGGCAAGCCTTATTTCCTGGTACGCGCCGACGGTACGGACGCCAACTTTGTTCGCTCCGACCAACCAGACATGCTGATCCCTTCGTGGAAAATCTTCGAGTGGAAGTAA
- the katE gene encoding catalase HPII produces the protein MPSKKNPPKESQLAGTQTPDRANTNAKLQSLEAVRSDATGQALRTNQGVKIADNQNTLKAGERGPSLLEDFIMREKITHFDHERIPERIVHARGTGAHGYFQSYQSHAALTKAGFLQDPEKITPVFVRFSTVQGPRGSGDTVRDVRGFAVKFFTDEGNFDLVGNNMPVFFIQDAVKFPDFVHAVKPEPHNEMPTGGSAHDTFWDFVSLVPESAHMVIWAMSDRAIPKSLRTMQGFGVHTFRLINAEGKSSFVKFHWKPKAGVCSLLWDEAQKLAGKDTDYHRRDLWEAIETGNYPEWEFGVQIVAEEDEHKFDFDLLDPTKIIPEELVPVTPLGKMVLNRNPDNFFAETEQVAFCPGHIVPGIDFSNDPLLQGRLFSYTDTQISRLGGPNFHEIPINRPLAPNHNGQRDAQHRVTLDKGRASYEPNSIDGGWPKETPPAASDGGFESYPERIEAHKVRQRSPSFADHFSQARLFFQSMSPTEQEHIISAYSFELGKVEREFIRAREVNEILANIDLKLAARVAANLGLPAPKKGTVDVREPSLKQSPALSQMNLLGEGIKGRKVAVLVADGVDAESVDTLVKTLEAQSAQIKLLGPTSAPVKTAQGRALAVDASMEGMPSVVFDAVWVPAGKASLQALMNSGLAVHFLLEAYKHLKPMGLASEAQPLLDKLGLKADSGLLLGNDAQTHKAFITAISKHRVWEREAAAQGVPA, from the coding sequence ATGCCCAGCAAGAAGAATCCGCCCAAGGAAAGTCAACTGGCCGGTACCCAGACCCCGGACCGGGCCAATACCAATGCCAAGCTTCAGAGCCTTGAGGCCGTTCGCAGCGATGCTACCGGCCAGGCCTTACGTACCAATCAGGGCGTGAAAATTGCCGATAATCAAAACACGCTCAAAGCCGGAGAGCGGGGCCCGTCGTTACTCGAAGACTTCATCATGCGTGAGAAAATCACGCACTTTGACCATGAGCGTATTCCAGAGCGGATCGTTCACGCACGCGGTACCGGTGCCCATGGCTACTTCCAGAGTTATCAATCGCACGCTGCGCTGACCAAGGCTGGATTTCTTCAGGACCCGGAGAAGATCACGCCCGTGTTTGTGCGTTTTTCGACGGTTCAGGGGCCAAGGGGGTCTGGTGACACCGTGCGAGATGTGCGAGGTTTTGCCGTCAAGTTCTTTACCGATGAGGGTAATTTCGATCTCGTTGGCAACAACATGCCGGTTTTTTTCATTCAAGATGCGGTCAAGTTCCCGGATTTCGTCCATGCAGTGAAACCTGAGCCGCACAACGAGATGCCAACGGGTGGCTCGGCCCATGACACCTTCTGGGACTTTGTCTCGCTGGTTCCCGAGTCGGCTCACATGGTTATCTGGGCTATGTCCGACAGAGCCATTCCGAAAAGCCTGCGCACCATGCAAGGCTTCGGTGTGCATACCTTCCGATTGATAAACGCTGAAGGTAAGTCGAGCTTCGTCAAGTTCCACTGGAAGCCAAAAGCTGGCGTGTGCTCGCTGCTCTGGGATGAGGCGCAGAAGTTGGCCGGCAAGGACACCGACTACCACCGGCGAGACCTCTGGGAGGCCATCGAGACGGGTAATTACCCGGAATGGGAATTCGGTGTGCAGATCGTTGCTGAAGAGGATGAGCACAAGTTCGATTTCGACTTGCTTGATCCCACCAAGATCATTCCTGAAGAGCTGGTGCCGGTAACACCGCTGGGCAAAATGGTGCTCAACCGCAACCCCGACAACTTCTTTGCCGAAACCGAGCAGGTAGCGTTCTGCCCTGGGCACATTGTCCCCGGCATTGATTTCTCCAACGACCCGCTGCTGCAGGGCCGGTTGTTCTCATACACCGATACCCAGATCAGTAGACTCGGTGGTCCGAATTTTCATGAAATTCCAATCAACCGACCGCTCGCGCCCAACCATAACGGTCAACGCGATGCACAGCACCGGGTCACGCTCGACAAAGGACGGGCCTCTTATGAACCCAACTCAATCGACGGCGGCTGGCCGAAGGAGACGCCGCCTGCTGCCAGTGACGGTGGTTTCGAGTCCTACCCTGAACGAATCGAGGCGCACAAGGTGCGCCAGCGCAGCCCGTCGTTCGCCGATCACTTTTCCCAAGCACGGCTGTTTTTCCAGAGCATGAGCCCAACCGAACAAGAGCACATCATCAGTGCTTACAGTTTCGAGCTGGGGAAGGTTGAGCGAGAGTTCATTCGCGCACGTGAAGTGAACGAGATTCTGGCCAACATCGACCTGAAGCTGGCGGCTCGTGTGGCGGCGAACCTCGGGCTGCCTGCACCGAAAAAAGGCACCGTTGATGTTCGCGAGCCGAGCCTCAAGCAATCACCTGCCTTGAGCCAGATGAACCTTCTTGGGGAAGGTATCAAGGGGCGCAAGGTGGCGGTGCTGGTAGCCGATGGCGTCGATGCCGAGAGTGTCGACACACTGGTGAAAACGCTGGAAGCGCAGAGTGCGCAGATCAAGCTGCTGGGGCCAACCTCTGCGCCGGTGAAAACCGCTCAAGGCAGGGCTTTAGCAGTGGATGCCTCGATGGAAGGCATGCCCTCGGTGGTCTTCGATGCGGTTTGGGTGCCGGCCGGCAAAGCGTCGCTTCAAGCCTTGATGAACAGCGGCCTGGCCGTGCATTTTCTGCTCGAAGCTTATAAGCACTTGAAGCCGATGGGGCTTGCCAGTGAAGCACAGCCATTGCTCGACAAGCTTGGTTTGAAGGCAGATAGCGGATTGCTGTTGGGTAATGACGCGCAAACCCACAAGGCTTTCATCACCGCCATCAGCAAGCATCGGGTGTGGGAGCGCGAGGCTGCCGCTCAGGGGGTTCCGGCGTAG
- the znuC gene encoding zinc ABC transporter ATP-binding protein ZnuC, which translates to MSNALIRLEQVGVAFSGQAVLDSIDLAVEPGQIVTLIGPNGAGKTTLVRAVLGLLKPHTGKVWRKPRLRVGYMPQKLQVDATLPLSVLRFLRLVPGVDRNAALSALKEVGAEQVIDNPIQGISGGEMQRVLLARALLREPELLVLDEPVQGVDVAGQAELYSLITRLRDRHGCGVLMVSHDLHLVMSTTDQVVCLNRHVCCSGHPEQVSGDPAFVELFGNNAPSLAIYHHHHDHSHDLHGSVVAPAQGGHVHGENCKHG; encoded by the coding sequence ATGAGCAATGCGCTGATTCGACTCGAACAGGTCGGCGTGGCTTTCTCCGGGCAAGCGGTGCTCGACAGTATCGACCTGGCCGTGGAACCCGGACAAATCGTCACCTTGATCGGCCCCAACGGGGCGGGCAAAACCACCTTGGTGCGCGCCGTGCTGGGTCTGCTCAAACCCCACACCGGCAAAGTCTGGCGCAAGCCGCGCCTGCGCGTTGGCTATATGCCGCAAAAGCTGCAGGTGGATGCCACGTTGCCGCTGTCGGTCCTGCGCTTTCTACGCCTGGTACCAGGTGTGGATCGCAACGCCGCGCTGAGTGCACTGAAAGAAGTCGGTGCCGAGCAAGTTATCGACAACCCGATACAAGGTATCTCCGGTGGTGAAATGCAACGGGTGTTGCTGGCCCGGGCGCTGCTACGCGAGCCTGAACTGCTGGTGCTCGATGAGCCGGTGCAAGGCGTCGATGTCGCCGGCCAGGCAGAGCTTTATAGCTTGATCACACGTTTGCGCGATCGCCATGGTTGCGGCGTGTTGATGGTTTCTCACGACCTGCACCTGGTAATGAGCACCACTGACCAGGTGGTGTGCCTTAATCGTCACGTCTGCTGTTCCGGCCATCCAGAACAAGTCAGTGGCGATCCGGCGTTCGTCGAACTGTTCGGCAACAACGCGCCAAGCCTGGCGATCTACCACCACCATCACGACCATTCCCACGACCTGCATGGGTCGGTGGTCGCCCCGGCCCAAGGCGGGCATGTACACGGAGAAAACTGCAAGCATGGCTGA
- a CDS encoding PA5502 family lipoprotein, which yields MKPFAFRYLLLAAFSVILAACSSTPAENAATPAQADAWQQLEQSIASSELATAEDQLAALQAQAPDDSRVEQYQRQLAEAYLQRSQIVLQKGDVNAAATALSRARALMPKAPALTGGVNGAIAQARKAELEKAEAALKAAEARPAARLVDPTAQSTVVALKTTNIREMRRQLDDIAADVVNYKCDVVFQVPRKDDAPWLKTLLGKRVHKLDSEFDLQQSHEIHRNQPAQAVLVPRRS from the coding sequence ATGAAGCCGTTCGCCTTCCGTTATCTGCTCCTTGCCGCGTTTTCGGTAATCCTGGCCGCGTGCTCCAGCACCCCAGCCGAGAACGCTGCCACGCCAGCCCAGGCCGATGCCTGGCAGCAGTTGGAGCAAAGCATCGCCAGCAGTGAGCTGGCTACCGCCGAAGATCAACTGGCCGCACTGCAGGCCCAGGCACCTGATGACAGCCGGGTAGAGCAGTATCAGCGGCAGTTGGCCGAGGCCTATCTGCAACGCAGCCAGATCGTTCTGCAAAAGGGTGACGTCAATGCCGCCGCCACTGCCTTGAGCCGCGCCCGGGCGTTAATGCCCAAGGCCCCGGCGTTGACCGGTGGCGTCAATGGCGCCATTGCCCAGGCCCGCAAGGCTGAGCTGGAAAAAGCCGAAGCCGCCCTCAAGGCAGCCGAAGCACGCCCGGCGGCAAGGCTTGTCGACCCCACGGCCCAGAGCACGGTGGTTGCACTCAAAACCACGAATATTCGTGAAATGCGCCGCCAATTGGATGATATCGCCGCTGATGTTGTGAATTACAAGTGCGATGTTGTGTTCCAGGTCCCGCGCAAAGACGACGCACCATGGCTCAAGACCCTCCTGGGCAAGCGAGTGCACAAGCTTGACAGCGAGTTCGACCTTCAGCAATCGCATGAAATTCATCGCAACCAGCCAGCACAAGCTGTGCTGGTGCCTCGGCGCTCCTGA
- the yihA gene encoding ribosome biogenesis GTP-binding protein YihA/YsxC has translation MQVKNPILGLCQQAKFALSAAKVDQCPADQGYEVAFAGRSNAGKSSALNTLTHASLARTSKTPGRTQLLNFFSLDDERRLVDLPGYGYAKVPIPLKQHWQKHLEAYLGSRECLKGLILMMDVRHPMTDFDKMMLDWSQAAGMPMHILLTKADKLTFGAAKNTLLKVQSEIRKGWGDAVTIQLFSAPKRQGLEEAYGVLAKWMELADKPAE, from the coding sequence ATGCAAGTCAAAAACCCCATTCTCGGTCTCTGCCAACAAGCCAAATTCGCGCTCAGCGCCGCCAAGGTCGACCAGTGCCCAGCCGACCAAGGCTATGAAGTGGCTTTTGCCGGCCGCTCCAACGCCGGCAAATCCAGCGCCCTGAATACCCTGACCCACGCCAGCCTGGCGCGCACCTCGAAAACACCGGGGCGCACCCAGCTTTTGAATTTCTTCAGTCTGGACGATGAACGGCGTTTGGTCGACTTGCCGGGTTACGGTTATGCCAAGGTTCCGATTCCGCTCAAGCAGCACTGGCAGAAGCACCTGGAAGCCTACCTGGGCAGCCGCGAATGCCTGAAGGGCCTGATCCTGATGATGGACGTGCGCCATCCAATGACCGATTTCGACAAGATGATGCTCGACTGGTCCCAGGCCGCTGGCATGCCTATGCATATCCTGTTGACCAAGGCCGACAAGCTGACCTTCGGCGCAGCCAAGAACACCCTGCTCAAAGTGCAGTCCGAAATCCGCAAGGGTTGGGGTGATGCCGTGACTATCCAGTTGTTCTCGGCCCCCAAGCGCCAGGGCTTGGAAGAAGCCTATGGCGTATTGGCCAAGTGGATGGAATTGGCCGACAAGCCCGCAGAATAA
- the znuB gene encoding zinc ABC transporter permease subunit ZnuB, whose product MADFLLYALLAGLALAVVAGPLGSFVVWRRMAYFGDTLSHAALLGVALGFALDVSPALAVTIGCLLLALLLVTLQQRQPLASDTLLGILAPSTLSLGLVVLSFMHDVRIDLMAYLFGDLLAISPGDLAWILGGSAAVLLLLVVLWRPLLAVTVHEELAMVEGLPVAALRLALMLLIAVVIAVAMKIVGVLLITSLLIIPAAAAQRHARSPEQMALGASLLGVTAVCGGLALSWFKDTPAGPSIVVCAAVLFLLSLAIPRR is encoded by the coding sequence ATGGCTGATTTTCTGCTTTACGCCCTGCTCGCAGGCTTGGCCCTGGCGGTCGTAGCCGGCCCTTTGGGCTCATTCGTAGTCTGGCGGCGCATGGCCTATTTCGGCGATACGCTCTCTCATGCGGCATTGCTTGGCGTAGCCCTGGGCTTTGCATTAGATGTCAGTCCCGCGTTGGCAGTGACAATTGGCTGCCTGTTGCTGGCGCTGCTCCTGGTGACGCTGCAACAGCGCCAGCCGCTGGCGTCCGACACCTTGCTGGGGATTCTGGCCCCAAGCACCCTGTCCCTGGGGCTTGTAGTACTGAGCTTCATGCATGACGTGCGCATTGACCTGATGGCTTATCTGTTTGGCGACCTGCTGGCGATCAGCCCGGGCGATTTGGCCTGGATACTCGGCGGCAGCGCTGCGGTACTGCTCTTGCTGGTCGTACTCTGGCGACCTCTGCTGGCGGTGACCGTGCATGAAGAGCTGGCGATGGTCGAAGGCCTACCAGTGGCGGCTCTGCGCTTGGCACTCATGCTGCTGATTGCGGTGGTAATCGCCGTGGCGATGAAAATCGTCGGTGTTCTCTTGATCACCTCGCTGTTGATCATTCCGGCCGCTGCGGCACAACGCCACGCCCGCTCGCCGGAACAGATGGCCCTGGGCGCCAGCCTGCTCGGGGTAACAGCGGTCTGTGGCGGTTTAGCCTTGTCATGGTTCAAAGACACGCCGGCCGGCCCTTCGATCGTGGTCTGCGCGGCAGTGCTATTCTTGCTGAGCCTGGCCATACCCCGACGTTGA
- the zur gene encoding zinc uptake transcriptional repressor Zur, giving the protein MPKTPLATRPHDHSHCVHSALAEADALCARKGLRLTALRRRVLELVWQSHKPLGAYDILAVLSEQDGRRAAPPTVYRALDFLLENGLVHRIASLNAFMGCSHPEHAHQGQFLICRECHVAIELEQTSISDAIVASANDVGFNVEAQTVEVVGLCGNCRSA; this is encoded by the coding sequence ATGCCTAAAACCCCGCTGGCCACTCGTCCCCACGACCACTCCCACTGCGTCCACAGCGCCTTGGCCGAGGCCGATGCACTGTGCGCGCGTAAAGGGCTGCGACTTACCGCCCTGCGCCGACGTGTGCTGGAATTGGTATGGCAAAGCCATAAACCGCTGGGTGCCTACGACATTCTCGCCGTATTGAGCGAGCAGGATGGACGCCGAGCGGCGCCACCAACGGTGTACCGTGCCCTGGATTTCCTTCTGGAAAACGGCCTGGTTCACCGTATCGCCTCGCTCAACGCATTCATGGGCTGCAGTCACCCCGAGCATGCGCACCAAGGCCAGTTCCTGATTTGCCGCGAGTGTCATGTAGCCATCGAGCTGGAACAGACCAGCATCAGCGACGCAATTGTGGCCAGTGCCAACGACGTCGGCTTCAACGTCGAAGCGCAAACCGTCGAAGTCGTCGGTTTGTGCGGCAACTGCCGGAGCGCCTGA
- a CDS encoding zinc ABC transporter substrate-binding protein has translation MSRFFALFVAFITSMVMVQAQAEVRVLTSIKPLQQIAAAVQDGVGSPEVLLPPGASPHHYALRPSDVRRVGDVELLYWIGPDMEGFLPRVLKTRSKPSVAVQDLPGLHLRHFGEDSHSHDEDGDDHDHDHRPGSLDAHLWLSSVNARVIAAKMAADLSGVDPANAARYQSNLKAFNERLDALDARLKTRLAGVSAKPFFVFHEAFDYFESAYGLKHAGVFSVAAEVQPGAQHVAAMRKRLQETGKTCVFSEPPLRPRLAETLTAGLPVTLAELDALGGTAPASAQGYEQLLEKLGNDLAGCLEKL, from the coding sequence GTGTCTCGATTTTTTGCCCTTTTTGTCGCTTTTATCACCTCGATGGTGATGGTTCAGGCACAGGCTGAGGTCCGTGTCCTGACCAGCATCAAGCCTCTGCAGCAGATTGCCGCTGCAGTCCAGGATGGTGTTGGCAGCCCGGAAGTATTGCTGCCGCCTGGCGCCTCGCCACATCACTACGCACTGCGCCCTTCCGATGTACGCCGGGTGGGCGATGTGGAGTTGTTGTACTGGATCGGTCCGGATATGGAAGGCTTCCTGCCTCGGGTGCTGAAAACCCGCAGTAAGCCGAGCGTAGCTGTACAGGACCTGCCGGGGCTGCATCTGCGTCATTTTGGCGAAGACAGCCATTCACATGACGAAGACGGCGATGATCATGACCACGACCATCGCCCAGGCAGCCTTGATGCGCACCTGTGGCTGTCGTCGGTCAACGCTCGGGTAATTGCGGCGAAGATGGCTGCTGACCTCAGCGGCGTCGACCCAGCCAATGCGGCGCGCTACCAGAGCAATCTGAAAGCCTTCAATGAGCGCCTGGACGCCCTGGATGCGCGCCTGAAGACGCGTTTGGCCGGTGTCAGCGCCAAGCCGTTCTTTGTGTTTCACGAGGCATTCGACTATTTCGAGTCGGCGTATGGCCTCAAGCATGCGGGCGTTTTCAGTGTGGCTGCCGAAGTACAGCCAGGTGCACAGCACGTGGCGGCAATGCGTAAGCGCCTGCAGGAAACAGGCAAGACTTGTGTGTTCAGTGAACCGCCGCTGCGTCCGCGTCTGGCCGAGACATTGACGGCAGGTTTGCCGGTAACCCTGGCTGAGCTGGATGCATTGGGCGGCACGGCGCCGGCGAGCGCTCAGGGTTACGAGCAATTGCTCGAGAAGCTGGGCAATGATTTGGCTGGCTGCCTGGAAAAGCTCTAG